The following coding sequences lie in one Deltaproteobacteria bacterium genomic window:
- a CDS encoding biopolymer transporter ExbD produces MAVSGGGQEGEAVCEINVTPMVDVLLCLLIIFMVAAPTPPNEQIQISVPKESVTQVPSDPNSPLLVEVMADGHAKLGQQDLSPEYEAMVKAFETNEKAQTDSKVIVTAKGEARYGDVIRVMTAAHEAGISDVGIASDRL; encoded by the coding sequence ATGGCAGTCTCGGGCGGCGGACAAGAGGGCGAAGCAGTCTGCGAGATCAACGTCACGCCGATGGTCGACGTGCTGCTCTGCCTGCTGATCATCTTCATGGTCGCAGCCCCGACGCCGCCCAACGAGCAGATCCAGATCTCGGTGCCGAAGGAGTCGGTCACACAGGTCCCGTCCGATCCGAACTCGCCGCTGCTGGTCGAGGTGATGGCCGACGGCCACGCCAAGCTCGGGCAACAGGATCTCTCGCCCGAGTACGAGGCGATGGTGAAGGCCTTCGAGACCAACGAGAAGGCCCAGACCGACAGCAAGGTCATCGTCACTGCCAAGGGCGAGGCCCGCTATGGCGACGTCATCCGCGTGATGACGGCGGCCCACGAAGCCGGCATCTCCGATGTCGGCATCGCGTCCGATCGCCTGTAG